One genomic window of Cellulophaga sp. Hel_I_12 includes the following:
- a CDS encoding right-handed parallel beta-helix repeat-containing protein codes for MRKPHFFLTYLLFFSLIVTFTFSSCTQDDLISNILEDATAEEPVPDPADPSDPADPITTKPINTLAINTTPCEYTLASLNANETLKIACQLNLDGQTITLPANVVLEYDGGEIINGSLSFNGGKIDGALLNQNLEVSGNVTLIDPNFSFYPERWDIVQGKTTSDRAQKNNNNLEDVMFFTQSIGATAFNIDSFDAYFEISKVTSTTTNQNFYPSLEAINIPSNFNLIMTDNTHFRIYPNNGEAGVLIAFREVSNSSIQGGTLHGDRDEHDYTTSRPGEGGNHLMEVQGAKNIVIDGVKFTMGSKGGLFINSVNFTFQPNYIPTRNVRVKNCLFESNRRMATAITDGYDIVIENNTYSNTAVDRPKSDGGVVGYAINIEAVRTRDANGEFIFYEKAQDIVIRNNKEVGSRIGGITVSIGENVTIENNDMENKIVYSATSGTKIRNNTLTASEKSSKTPAILAAGIGETVFNNEIYGNKISGYGVGIAVYEGKLKIYDNQIIDCNNGIQLKDLTDTDIFKNTINSSLSTSRGISLQLTYGNNVNIFENNVKVEANHLYFVALNEKVEQEANIINIKSNNFTSKGATTFSRTHGVVFENNTTSSLVQLVNTKNIVINKNTISNSNGHGIFLMAENKSVRISNNNIAISESGNYECVKIASTTNLAEVVLNNNACR; via the coding sequence ATGAGAAAACCCCACTTTTTTTTAACCTACCTACTTTTTTTTAGCTTAATTGTAACTTTTACATTTAGCTCTTGCACCCAAGATGATTTAATATCCAATATTTTGGAAGATGCCACGGCTGAAGAGCCTGTACCAGATCCAGCAGATCCTTCGGATCCAGCGGATCCAATCACAACAAAACCAATTAATACTTTGGCCATTAATACTACGCCTTGTGAATATACCCTGGCGAGTTTAAACGCTAATGAAACTTTGAAAATAGCCTGCCAGTTAAATTTGGATGGGCAAACAATCACTTTACCTGCCAATGTTGTTTTAGAATATGATGGTGGTGAAATTATCAATGGAAGCCTAAGCTTTAATGGCGGCAAAATCGATGGCGCTTTATTGAATCAAAATCTAGAGGTTTCTGGGAACGTGACCTTAATTGACCCTAATTTTAGCTTTTATCCAGAACGTTGGGATATTGTACAAGGCAAAACCACTTCAGATAGAGCACAAAAAAATAATAACAATTTAGAAGATGTAATGTTTTTTACTCAAAGTATTGGTGCAACGGCATTCAATATTGACTCTTTTGATGCTTATTTTGAAATTTCAAAAGTAACCAGTACAACGACCAACCAAAATTTTTACCCCAGTTTGGAGGCCATCAATATTCCGTCTAATTTTAATTTAATAATGACCGATAATACACATTTTCGAATCTACCCGAATAATGGAGAAGCTGGTGTTTTAATTGCTTTTAGAGAAGTATCCAATTCAAGTATTCAAGGTGGAACTTTACATGGTGATCGCGATGAACATGACTATACTACATCAAGACCTGGAGAAGGAGGAAATCATCTAATGGAGGTTCAAGGAGCTAAGAATATAGTAATAGATGGGGTGAAATTTACAATGGGATCAAAAGGCGGATTATTCATAAATTCCGTTAATTTTACTTTTCAACCTAATTATATTCCTACACGCAATGTAAGAGTAAAAAATTGTCTATTCGAAAGTAACCGGAGAATGGCTACTGCAATTACCGATGGCTATGATATAGTAATTGAAAATAATACTTATTCCAATACCGCTGTAGACAGACCAAAATCTGATGGAGGTGTAGTTGGGTATGCCATTAATATTGAAGCAGTGCGCACCAGAGATGCAAATGGAGAATTTATTTTTTATGAAAAGGCACAAGATATTGTTATTAGAAATAATAAAGAAGTAGGTAGTAGAATAGGGGGTATAACAGTTTCTATTGGAGAAAATGTTACTATTGAGAATAACGATATGGAGAATAAAATTGTGTATTCTGCTACTTCTGGAACTAAAATTAGAAATAACACATTAACGGCCTCCGAAAAATCATCAAAAACTCCTGCGATTTTGGCGGCGGGAATAGGAGAAACTGTTTTTAATAATGAAATTTATGGCAACAAAATTAGTGGATATGGCGTTGGAATTGCAGTTTATGAGGGGAAACTTAAAATTTATGATAACCAAATAATTGATTGTAATAATGGAATTCAATTGAAAGATTTAACCGATACTGACATATTTAAAAATACGATTAATAGCTCATTATCTACAAGTCGTGGCATTAGTCTCCAATTAACTTATGGAAATAATGTAAATATATTTGAAAATAATGTTAAGGTAGAAGCTAATCACTTATATTTTGTGGCATTAAATGAAAAAGTTGAACAAGAGGCCAATATTATAAATATTAAGAGTAATAACTTCACTTCAAAGGGTGCTACTACTTTTTCAAGAACTCATGGTGTTGTATTTGAAAATAATACAACTTCTAGCTTGGTACAATTGGTAAATACTAAAAATATAGTAATTAATAAAAATACTATATCTAATTCCAATGGTCATGGTATTTTTTTAATGGCTGAAAATAAAAGTGTGAGAATTTCTAATAATAACATTGCTATTTCTGAAAGTGGTAATTATGAGTGTGTTAAGATAGCAAGTACAACCAATTTGGCGGAAGTAGTATTGAACAATAATGCATGTAGATAA